A single genomic interval of Flavihumibacter rivuli harbors:
- the purD gene encoding phosphoribosylamine--glycine ligase yields the protein MNILLLGSGGREHALAWKIAQSPLCSQLFIAPGNAGTAGCGTNIALSITDFPAIRQFCMEQKVGLVLVGPEEPLVKGVVDYFKANPVEGMPVIGPSQYGAQLEGSKAFAKAFMQRHGIPTAAYREFDEQNFEDGLDYIRQHSLPIVLKADGLAAGKGVLILNDTEEALDEFEQMIKASKFGDASKKVVIEQFLSGIELSVFALTDGKSYVLLPEAKDYKRIGEGDAGLNTGGMGAVSPVPFADDAFMKKVIDQVVVPTINGLKEEAIDYKGFVFFGLIKVGNNPYVIEYNCRMGDPETEVVMPRLQSDLVELLVATGKQELAGMEVKHDPRVACTVMAVSGGYPGDYAKGKVISGLDAIGSPDSILFHAGTAIKDGNTVTAGGRVLCVTSYGNSVTDAVSKSKAALEKISFDGMYYRRDIGYEFE from the coding sequence ATGAACATTTTGCTTCTTGGATCAGGCGGAAGGGAACATGCCCTGGCCTGGAAAATTGCCCAAAGCCCTCTTTGCAGTCAACTTTTTATAGCCCCGGGGAATGCCGGTACGGCGGGATGCGGTACCAATATAGCCCTTTCCATTACCGATTTCCCGGCTATCAGGCAGTTTTGCATGGAGCAGAAGGTTGGACTGGTGTTGGTTGGTCCGGAAGAACCGCTGGTAAAAGGAGTGGTGGATTATTTCAAGGCCAATCCTGTTGAAGGAATGCCGGTGATCGGGCCTTCCCAGTATGGGGCACAACTGGAAGGCAGCAAGGCTTTCGCCAAGGCCTTCATGCAGCGCCATGGCATTCCTACCGCTGCCTACCGGGAATTTGACGAGCAGAATTTTGAAGACGGCCTGGACTATATCCGCCAGCACAGCCTGCCTATTGTGCTGAAGGCCGATGGACTGGCAGCCGGTAAGGGGGTATTGATCCTGAATGATACAGAAGAAGCCCTGGATGAATTTGAGCAGATGATCAAGGCCAGCAAGTTTGGCGATGCCAGTAAAAAGGTGGTGATCGAACAGTTCCTGTCGGGGATTGAATTGAGTGTGTTTGCCCTCACCGATGGGAAGAGTTATGTGCTGTTGCCGGAGGCAAAAGATTATAAGCGGATCGGAGAAGGGGATGCCGGCCTGAATACCGGCGGTATGGGTGCAGTTAGCCCTGTCCCATTTGCGGATGATGCTTTCATGAAGAAGGTGATCGACCAGGTAGTGGTGCCCACTATCAATGGACTTAAGGAAGAAGCCATCGACTATAAAGGTTTTGTGTTTTTCGGCCTTATCAAGGTGGGTAACAACCCCTATGTGATCGAATACAATTGCCGCATGGGTGACCCTGAGACAGAGGTGGTGATGCCCCGGCTCCAGTCCGACCTGGTGGAATTGCTGGTGGCCACAGGGAAGCAGGAACTGGCAGGCATGGAGGTGAAGCACGATCCTCGTGTAGCCTGTACCGTTATGGCCGTTAGCGGCGGTTATCCCGGTGATTATGCAAAAGGTAAAGTGATCAGCGGGCTCGATGCCATTGGCTCACCGGACAGTATCCTTTTCCATGCGGGCACAGCAATTAAGGACGGAAATACCGTTACTGCCGGAGGCCGGGTGCTTTGCGTTACCTCTTATGGGAATAGCGTAACCGATGCGGTTTCGAAGTCAAAGGCTGCCCTGGAGAAGATCAGCTTTGATGGAATGTATTACCGTAGGGATATCGGTTATGAGTTCGAATAA
- a CDS encoding MFS transporter: protein MSAKTPIITKPVWILSFVSLFTDFASEMLYPVVPVYLKEIGFSVALIGLLEGLAELTVGISKGYFGKRSDETGLRLPFVKLGYGLSALSKPMMAMFSFPFWIFLARTTDRLGKGIRTAARDALLAQASDPSNRARVFSFHRSWDTVGAVLGPLTALAFLHFAPGHYKELFYLAFIPGIIAVALIFLLKETPGRRTEKKGGFFSYFGYWKEAGWDYKRLLVGLLVFALANSSDAFLLLQAREVTQSDSITIGAYIFYNLVYAISAYPMGILADKWGKRGTFMAGLLLFILVYTGFAFVGSATGVFILFTLYGLYAAATEGIAKAWISNLATPGQTATSLGLYNSTQSLCTLLASTFGGILWTAGGASFTFLTAAILAGVSLIYFTLAYRGK, encoded by the coding sequence ATGTCCGCCAAAACACCCATTATCACTAAACCGGTGTGGATCCTCTCCTTTGTGAGCCTGTTCACTGACTTCGCCAGTGAAATGCTTTACCCGGTGGTGCCCGTATACCTGAAGGAGATCGGTTTCTCTGTAGCCCTGATCGGCCTTCTTGAAGGATTGGCTGAACTCACTGTTGGCATTAGCAAAGGCTATTTTGGCAAACGTTCCGACGAGACCGGTCTCAGGCTGCCCTTCGTGAAGCTGGGCTATGGACTTAGTGCCCTTTCCAAACCCATGATGGCAATGTTCAGTTTCCCCTTCTGGATCTTCCTGGCCAGGACCACCGACCGGCTGGGAAAGGGCATTCGTACCGCAGCCAGGGATGCACTCCTGGCCCAGGCTTCAGACCCCTCTAACAGGGCCAGGGTATTCAGCTTCCACAGAAGCTGGGACACGGTTGGCGCTGTACTGGGTCCCTTGACGGCATTGGCTTTCCTGCATTTTGCACCCGGTCATTACAAGGAATTGTTCTACCTGGCATTCATCCCTGGCATCATCGCTGTTGCCCTGATCTTCCTGCTAAAAGAAACACCCGGCCGGCGGACCGAAAAGAAAGGGGGATTCTTCTCCTATTTTGGCTATTGGAAAGAGGCAGGCTGGGATTACAAAAGATTACTGGTTGGCTTACTGGTGTTCGCCCTGGCCAATAGTTCGGACGCTTTCCTGTTGTTGCAGGCCAGGGAAGTCACGCAAAGTGATAGCATCACCATTGGCGCCTATATTTTCTACAACCTGGTCTATGCCATCAGTGCTTATCCCATGGGCATCCTGGCGGATAAATGGGGTAAAAGGGGTACTTTCATGGCAGGCCTGCTCCTGTTCATTCTTGTCTACACGGGCTTTGCCTTTGTAGGATCTGCTACTGGAGTATTTATCCTTTTCACCTTGTATGGGCTCTATGCTGCCGCAACGGAAGGGATCGCCAAAGCCTGGATCAGCAACCTGGCCACCCCCGGCCAAACCGCCACTTCACTGGGACTTTACAATTCCACCCAAAGCCTTTGCACGCTGCTGGCCAGTACCTTTGGCGGTATCTTATGGACCGCAGGCGGCGCCAGCTTTACATTCCTGACCGCAGCGATCCTTGCCGGGGTATCACTAATCTATTTCACCCTGGCCTATCGCGGGAAATAA
- a CDS encoding tryptophan 2,3-dioxygenase: protein MKEVHYSDYLQLDKILGAQAPESDLLQQPAHDEMLFIIIHQAYELWFKQVMYEVESVNAIMLQPELNDNSPELQTVVHRLNRVVTILKVLVHQIDIMETMTPMDFLDFRDMLRPASGFQSWQFKALEARLGLPFQQRHGQEYYLSQLRPEHVAMIKAAEQKQSLLSLINQWLERMPFFEEAENWQEFAGEGNAATGHIFWDTYLERYRNSLRENERNNLGGFDTVFIGPGEATRQFSPRACRAALFIMLYRGYPMLQQPFQLLNVLLEIDEQLSTWRYRHMNMVHRMIGTRVGTGGSTGKEYLKGAVDKHYIFREIAQLTSFLIERRKLPHLAQRMEARLGFVSRG from the coding sequence ATGAAAGAAGTACATTATTCCGACTACCTGCAACTCGACAAGATACTGGGTGCCCAGGCCCCGGAAAGCGACTTATTGCAACAGCCTGCGCACGACGAGATGCTGTTCATCATCATCCACCAGGCTTATGAATTATGGTTCAAGCAGGTGATGTATGAGGTGGAGTCTGTCAATGCCATCATGCTCCAGCCGGAGTTGAACGACAATTCCCCGGAACTGCAAACCGTGGTACACCGGCTAAACCGGGTGGTGACCATACTGAAGGTGCTGGTGCACCAGATTGATATCATGGAGACCATGACGCCCATGGACTTCCTGGATTTCAGGGATATGCTGCGCCCTGCCTCTGGGTTCCAGAGCTGGCAGTTCAAGGCCCTGGAAGCCAGGCTGGGATTGCCTTTCCAGCAACGTCACGGCCAGGAATATTACCTTTCCCAACTCAGGCCAGAACATGTTGCCATGATTAAGGCGGCCGAACAGAAGCAGTCGCTGCTGAGCCTGATCAACCAGTGGCTGGAGCGCATGCCATTTTTCGAGGAAGCAGAGAATTGGCAGGAATTTGCCGGCGAAGGCAATGCTGCGACCGGCCATATTTTTTGGGATACCTACCTGGAACGGTATCGCAACAGCCTCCGGGAGAATGAGCGCAATAACCTGGGCGGGTTTGATACCGTATTCATCGGACCAGGCGAAGCAACCCGTCAATTTTCCCCAAGGGCTTGCAGGGCGGCCCTGTTCATCATGCTTTACCGTGGTTACCCCATGTTGCAGCAGCCCTTCCAATTGCTGAATGTTCTACTGGAGATCGATGAGCAACTGAGTACCTGGCGTTACCGCCATATGAATATGGTTCACCGCATGATCGGCACCCGTGTGGGAACGGGGGGCAGTACCGGCAAGGAATACCTCAAAGGTGCGGTGGACAAGCATTATATCTTCAGGGAGATCGCCCAACTGACCAGTTTCCTCATCGAAAGAAGGAAGCTTCCCCATCTCGCCCAACGAATGGAAGCCAGGCTGGGATTCGTTTCCAGGGGCTGA
- a CDS encoding S41 family peptidase: MRHLLFILFGLQVCNSSCQKAIMGATTANTPVNNFDELWKGFDKWYGGFATRNIDWDSLYRENRPKVHNNMTNAELYQSLCELLRPVNDIHVFLQPTSDALPRFESDRFQRENRKQQDFSIELIRKQYLPTLITVDDKLHYGVTADNIGYLHFGEFGFPLGYYQKKIGPVMKELANTKGLIVDIRDHAGGDDRVSRYIAGWFAKERKRFMTIRKRNGPDRNDFNQPMEWYTDPSTHEPYTKPVILLTTRWTASAGETFAWAMNTQEQVLQMGDRTAGGFTDIIARELPNGWLYFLGVGDYRNARGESEEGKGIAPVIHITNTAEDIRNGKDNVLEAAIKKASAW; the protein is encoded by the coding sequence ATGAGACACTTACTTTTTATACTATTCGGCCTGCAGGTGTGCAACAGCTCTTGCCAGAAAGCAATAATGGGTGCAACAACTGCCAATACGCCCGTGAACAATTTCGATGAACTCTGGAAGGGATTCGATAAATGGTATGGTGGGTTTGCCACCCGCAATATCGACTGGGACTCGCTTTACAGGGAGAATCGGCCAAAGGTCCACAACAATATGACCAATGCCGAATTGTACCAATCCTTATGTGAGCTCCTAAGGCCTGTCAACGATATCCATGTTTTCCTTCAACCCACCAGTGATGCGCTACCCAGGTTTGAAAGTGATCGCTTTCAGCGCGAGAACAGGAAACAACAGGATTTCTCTATTGAGTTGATCAGAAAGCAATACCTGCCCACACTCATTACCGTTGACGACAAGTTGCACTATGGCGTCACAGCGGACAATATCGGCTACCTGCACTTTGGTGAATTTGGTTTTCCCCTGGGCTATTACCAAAAGAAGATCGGTCCGGTCATGAAGGAACTCGCCAATACCAAGGGCCTTATCGTGGACATTCGCGACCATGCAGGTGGCGATGACCGCGTGAGCCGATACATCGCAGGCTGGTTTGCTAAGGAAAGGAAACGCTTCATGACCATCCGCAAAAGAAATGGGCCAGACCGCAATGATTTCAACCAACCCATGGAATGGTATACCGATCCATCTACCCATGAGCCCTATACAAAACCTGTGATTCTTTTGACCACCAGGTGGACCGCCAGTGCCGGTGAAACCTTTGCCTGGGCGATGAATACGCAGGAACAGGTGTTGCAGATGGGGGACAGGACAGCCGGCGGCTTTACCGATATCATTGCAAGGGAACTACCCAATGGCTGGTTGTATTTTTTGGGTGTGGGGGATTACCGGAATGCCAGGGGAGAATCAGAAGAAGGAAAAGGGATCGCTCCGGTTATCCATATTACCAATACCGCTGAGGACATCAGGAATGGCAAGGATAATGTTTTGGAGGCAGCCATTAAAAAGGCAAGCGCCTGGTGA
- the apaG gene encoding Co2+/Mg2+ efflux protein ApaG, translating to MNSTTTQGVEVSVETFYQPDYSNPLSGEYMFAYKITIDNHNNFPVKLHRRHWQIFDSNGEYREVDGEGVVGVQPVLQSGDRYQYVSGCNLRSEMGRMSGNYQMENLDTKRFFDVDIPAFEMIVPFKNN from the coding sequence ATGAACAGCACAACGACCCAGGGAGTAGAGGTAAGTGTTGAGACGTTTTACCAACCTGATTACTCCAATCCCCTTTCGGGTGAATACATGTTTGCTTACAAGATCACGATCGATAACCACAATAATTTCCCGGTAAAGCTGCACCGCAGGCATTGGCAGATCTTTGATTCCAACGGGGAATACAGGGAAGTGGATGGGGAAGGAGTGGTTGGTGTACAACCTGTACTGCAATCCGGCGACCGTTACCAGTATGTGAGTGGGTGCAATCTCCGCTCTGAAATGGGACGGATGTCAGGCAATTACCAGATGGAAAACCTGGATACCAAGCGGTTTTTCGACGTAGACATACCTGCATTCGAAATGATCGTTCCTTTCAAGAACAACTAA
- a CDS encoding translation initiation factor, with amino-acid sequence MSKKNKTDRNGFVYSTDPGFQFEPEEKEEMETLAPEKQVLRVKFDTKQRGGKAVTLVTGFIGTAEDLELLGKQLKNHCGTGGAVKDGEAMVQGDQRDKVLQWLLKNGYPKTKKV; translated from the coding sequence AATGGTTTTGTTTATTCCACCGATCCAGGTTTCCAGTTTGAGCCAGAGGAGAAAGAAGAAATGGAAACCCTTGCCCCGGAAAAGCAGGTGTTGCGGGTGAAATTTGATACCAAACAAAGGGGCGGTAAGGCCGTGACCCTTGTGACCGGTTTTATTGGTACTGCCGAAGACCTTGAATTGCTGGGAAAGCAGCTGAAGAACCATTGCGGAACAGGTGGAGCTGTGAAGGACGGGGAGGCCATGGTACAGGGTGACCAGCGTGATAAAGTACTGCAATGGCTGTTGAAGAACGGCTATCCTAAAACTAAGAAAGTATGA
- a CDS encoding peptide MFS transporter: MSQTAIASQTGHPKGLRVLFATEMWERFNFYGMRALLTLFLVNALAFSKSEASVIYGGFLGLSYLTPMLGGYVSDRFLGNRMCILLGGFIMAIGQLLLFSSASMYAGSQGVATALMWSGLGTIIIGNGLFKPNISSMVGQLYGKGDNRLDSAFTIFYMGINVGAFLGMTICPLVGDVVLEDGTRVVAAFKWGFLAAGLAMLIGTVTFYFLKDRYVVTPDGQAVGGKPDHNALAANSEDSSEVKFSTAAIIGAVIGFIALVFIFHYLSVGPDSTWVKHWVYPIIYASGVTLAGLILTDSTLTKVERDRVIVMYFVAFFVIFFWACFEQAGSSLTFIADNQTDRHLLGWNMPPSFIQNANSFFIIVFALPFSWMWLRLAERKLEPISPVKQSIGLALLAIGFLIIAFQVKDLGTTGKMGVIWLIIMYLFHTLGELCLSPIGLSLVAKLAPRKFSSLLMGVWFLANAAGYALAGTLGSVLPPTGEAYEAASKAGIDLDGVLKGTITASPEQLAKLAELKIPTSYPVFAGFPITNLFEYFLLFVILPGAAAVLLFLFSPMLKRMMHGVK, from the coding sequence ATGAGTCAAACAGCGATTGCTTCGCAAACCGGACATCCCAAAGGCCTGCGTGTGCTTTTTGCCACCGAAATGTGGGAGCGATTCAACTTCTACGGCATGCGTGCCCTGCTCACCCTCTTCCTTGTAAATGCTTTGGCCTTCTCTAAATCGGAGGCCTCTGTTATTTATGGAGGTTTCCTTGGCCTCAGTTACCTAACCCCTATGCTGGGTGGTTACGTGTCGGACCGCTTCCTGGGCAACCGGATGTGTATCCTGTTGGGTGGATTTATCATGGCCATCGGGCAGCTCCTGCTGTTCAGCTCGGCCAGTATGTACGCCGGAAGCCAGGGAGTAGCCACAGCGCTGATGTGGTCCGGCCTTGGCACCATCATCATTGGAAACGGCTTGTTCAAGCCCAATATTTCTTCCATGGTAGGGCAATTGTACGGCAAGGGGGACAACAGGCTGGATTCCGCCTTTACGATCTTCTACATGGGTATCAACGTAGGCGCCTTCCTGGGCATGACCATTTGCCCATTAGTGGGTGATGTGGTACTCGAAGACGGCACCCGTGTTGTTGCTGCTTTCAAATGGGGCTTCCTGGCAGCGGGCCTTGCCATGCTGATCGGAACCGTTACATTCTATTTCCTGAAGGACAGGTATGTAGTGACCCCTGATGGCCAGGCAGTGGGTGGAAAGCCTGACCATAATGCCCTTGCAGCCAATAGCGAGGACTCTTCAGAAGTGAAGTTCAGTACAGCGGCCATCATTGGTGCCGTTATCGGCTTCATTGCACTGGTATTCATTTTCCACTACCTGTCGGTTGGGCCCGATAGCACCTGGGTAAAGCATTGGGTATACCCCATTATCTATGCCAGCGGTGTTACCCTTGCAGGCCTGATCCTTACTGATAGCACCCTCACCAAGGTAGAACGGGACAGGGTGATCGTAATGTATTTCGTAGCCTTCTTCGTGATCTTCTTCTGGGCATGCTTTGAGCAGGCAGGATCTTCCCTGACCTTCATTGCCGATAACCAGACCGACCGTCACCTGCTGGGATGGAACATGCCGCCCAGCTTCATCCAGAATGCCAACTCATTTTTCATCATCGTGTTCGCCCTTCCCTTCAGCTGGATGTGGCTGAGACTGGCTGAAAGAAAGCTGGAGCCGATCTCACCGGTGAAGCAATCCATCGGCCTGGCCTTGCTGGCTATCGGGTTCCTGATCATTGCCTTCCAGGTAAAGGACCTCGGCACCACCGGCAAGATGGGGGTGATCTGGCTGATCATCATGTACCTATTCCATACCCTTGGCGAACTTTGCTTGTCGCCCATCGGCTTGTCACTGGTTGCCAAACTGGCTCCCCGCAAATTCAGTTCGCTCCTGATGGGGGTTTGGTTCCTGGCCAATGCCGCCGGTTATGCCCTGGCAGGCACCCTGGGCTCCGTACTTCCGCCAACCGGGGAAGCTTATGAAGCAGCTTCCAAGGCCGGTATCGACCTCGATGGCGTGCTGAAAGGCACCATAACGGCAAGCCCTGAACAACTGGCCAAGTTGGCAGAGCTGAAGATCCCTACCAGCTATCCCGTTTTTGCAGGTTTCCCTATCACCAACCTGTTTGAATACTTCTTGCTATTCGTTATCCTGCCCGGTGCAGCGGCAGTACTACTTTTCCTGTTCAGCCCAATGCTGAAGCGGATGATGCATGGTGTCAAATAA
- a CDS encoding LytR/AlgR family response regulator transcription factor codes for MKILIVEDEILLAKQLQKMLQGIEPSATIVGLTHSVEKTVEWLQSNETPDLILMDIELGDGQSFQVFDRLQVKTPVIFTTAYDEYALKAFKVNSIDYLLKPVDPEELRTAIEKFKERLAAPLTNDNIIRLLADLNLQQQTGKFRERILVKQGQKMISLELSQVAYFFSEGGFSYIRTNNNQKFITDYTMDELEQSVSPNQFFRANRQYLLASHCIDSIHPWFNQKLKVDVKPNTEEPVIISREKAQAFKKWMGA; via the coding sequence ATGAAGATCCTGATCGTGGAGGATGAGATCCTTCTGGCAAAACAATTACAGAAAATGTTACAGGGCATTGAGCCATCCGCAACCATTGTTGGCCTCACACATAGTGTAGAGAAAACGGTGGAATGGCTGCAATCCAATGAAACCCCAGACCTCATCCTGATGGATATAGAACTGGGTGATGGGCAGAGCTTCCAGGTATTTGACCGCCTGCAGGTGAAGACACCTGTAATCTTTACAACCGCCTATGATGAATATGCGCTGAAGGCATTCAAGGTAAACAGTATCGACTATCTGCTAAAACCTGTGGATCCTGAAGAATTGAGGACAGCGATAGAAAAATTCAAGGAAAGACTGGCCGCCCCTTTAACAAACGATAATATCATCCGGTTACTGGCCGACCTGAACCTCCAACAGCAAACCGGGAAATTCAGGGAAAGGATCCTCGTTAAACAGGGACAAAAAATGATCAGCCTTGAATTGAGCCAGGTGGCCTATTTCTTTTCTGAAGGCGGTTTCAGTTATATCCGGACCAATAACAACCAGAAGTTCATCACCGACTATACGATGGATGAACTGGAACAATCAGTATCCCCCAATCAATTTTTCCGCGCCAACCGCCAGTACCTGCTGGCCAGCCATTGCATTGACAGTATCCACCCCTGGTTCAACCAGAAGCTTAAAGTAGATGTCAAACCCAATACGGAAGAACCCGTAATAATAAGCAGGGAAAAAGCACAGGCATTCAAAAAATGGATGGGCGCCTGA
- a CDS encoding sensor histidine kinase, which produces MAANQLKDTWFRLAGLPILALIAHTVFYNRNMSGAERFDFWEIYLLSLLEATALWEFNRQVIIYFRKKFPSLEATNRRIIYTLVFCTLVTLVVRTINIYIYDKTLLWGYHFPLEAYLHSFFVALLFVVIVAGIYESIYYFSKWKVMAVETEKLKKEALLTELNSLKAQINPHFLFNSLGSLSSLVDENPRKAQQFIGEMSIVYRYLLQGNEKVLTTLREEIRFARAYTSMLKTRFDEGLQLSIQTGKEYEEYLLPPLTLQLLIENAVKHNAVQPDKPLHVDIRTKVKPELTITNNLQPKTGPVPSNKTGLNNIATKYKLLHQPDISINKTEHQFVVTIPLINPRQYEDPDRGG; this is translated from the coding sequence ATGGCTGCAAATCAATTGAAAGACACCTGGTTCCGGCTGGCGGGCTTGCCCATCCTGGCACTGATCGCACATACGGTATTCTATAACCGTAACATGAGCGGAGCAGAACGCTTTGACTTCTGGGAGATCTACCTTCTGTCCTTGCTGGAAGCAACCGCACTGTGGGAGTTTAACCGGCAGGTGATCATCTATTTCAGGAAGAAATTCCCCTCATTGGAAGCCACCAACAGGCGGATCATCTATACCCTTGTGTTCTGCACATTGGTAACCCTTGTGGTTCGTACCATCAATATTTACATTTACGACAAAACCTTGCTATGGGGTTATCACTTTCCCCTGGAAGCCTACCTGCATAGCTTTTTCGTAGCCCTTCTTTTTGTTGTGATCGTGGCAGGGATCTATGAAAGCATCTACTATTTTTCAAAATGGAAGGTGATGGCGGTTGAAACGGAAAAGCTCAAGAAAGAAGCATTGTTGACGGAGCTGAACTCCTTAAAAGCCCAGATCAATCCCCACTTCCTTTTCAACAGCCTTGGTTCCCTTTCCTCGCTGGTTGATGAAAACCCGCGGAAGGCACAACAATTCATCGGGGAAATGTCAATCGTCTACCGCTACCTGTTGCAGGGGAATGAAAAAGTATTGACCACCCTCCGCGAAGAAATAAGGTTTGCCCGTGCTTACACCAGCATGCTCAAAACCCGCTTTGATGAGGGCCTGCAGTTATCCATCCAGACCGGGAAAGAATATGAGGAATACCTGCTGCCCCCGCTTACCTTGCAATTGCTCATTGAAAATGCCGTGAAGCATAATGCTGTCCAGCCAGATAAGCCGCTTCATGTGGATATCAGGACCAAAGTAAAGCCAGAACTAACCATTACCAATAATCTCCAACCAAAGACCGGTCCGGTACCCAGTAACAAGACCGGACTGAATAATATCGCCACCAAATACAAACTCCTTCATCAACCAGACATCAGCATCAATAAAACGGAACACCAATTTGTAGTCACCATCCCATTAATCAATCCCAGGCAATATGAAGATCCTGATCGTGGAGGATGA
- a CDS encoding NADP-dependent isocitrate dehydrogenase, with product MKIAVAKGDGIGPEIMDAVLSIFNANKVPLEYEFVDMGKWVFDKGFSNGMTPEAQQTIESLGILFKGPMETPKGKGVKSVNVTARKTWNTYANKRVFQTLHGVDTVFSKAGIPIDLTIVRENIEDTYGGIEHMLTHDVALSRRFITRPGSLQVIKYAFEMASKKGAKRITCGHKANIMKITDGLFLEVFYEVAKQYPDLKADDVIVDDLCMKLVSRPHEFDVVVLTNLQGDIVSDLCAGLVGGLGFAPSANIGDHICIFEAVHGTAPDIAGKNIANPTALLLSGISMLRHLGYMENASVIENALLYTLESGVHTGDFGDKGTPSVNTTEFANAIIANLGKTPAHGAKALLPNKPITPTVFHLTENPLIMTKEEMEEKIVGVDMFIESAEQPSIVAEKCLKHTGDLFKLVTISNRGTQVWPKGSVFTNLVNQYRCRFESVEEMALTQTDVLELYKRLMQDFKICSTELLNMWGDKKAYSLAQGQ from the coding sequence ATGAAAATCGCCGTAGCGAAAGGTGATGGTATCGGTCCTGAGATCATGGACGCGGTCCTCAGCATTTTCAATGCCAACAAGGTCCCCCTGGAGTACGAGTTTGTTGACATGGGTAAATGGGTATTCGACAAGGGTTTTTCCAATGGTATGACCCCCGAAGCCCAGCAAACCATCGAAAGCCTGGGTATCCTTTTCAAAGGCCCGATGGAAACGCCTAAAGGCAAGGGTGTGAAAAGCGTGAATGTAACTGCACGCAAGACCTGGAATACCTATGCCAACAAAAGGGTTTTCCAGACCCTCCATGGTGTAGATACCGTTTTCAGCAAAGCGGGTATCCCCATCGACCTGACCATCGTACGCGAGAACATTGAAGATACCTACGGCGGTATCGAGCATATGCTGACCCACGATGTGGCCCTGAGCCGCCGCTTTATTACCCGTCCCGGTAGCCTACAGGTGATCAAGTACGCTTTTGAAATGGCCAGCAAGAAAGGCGCCAAGCGCATCACCTGCGGCCATAAGGCGAATATCATGAAGATCACCGATGGCCTGTTCCTCGAGGTATTCTATGAGGTAGCCAAACAATACCCCGACCTGAAAGCCGACGACGTGATCGTTGACGACCTGTGTATGAAGCTGGTAAGCCGCCCGCATGAGTTCGATGTGGTGGTGTTGACCAACCTCCAGGGTGATATCGTGAGCGACCTTTGCGCCGGCCTGGTAGGTGGATTGGGCTTCGCTCCTTCCGCCAATATTGGTGACCATATCTGCATTTTCGAAGCCGTTCACGGCACGGCCCCCGATATCGCAGGCAAGAATATTGCCAACCCCACAGCCCTCCTGTTGAGTGGCATCTCCATGCTGCGTCACCTGGGCTATATGGAGAACGCTTCGGTAATTGAAAACGCACTCCTGTACACCCTGGAAAGCGGCGTACATACCGGCGACTTCGGCGACAAGGGTACGCCTTCTGTTAACACCACTGAATTCGCCAATGCCATCATTGCTAACCTGGGTAAAACCCCGGCCCATGGCGCCAAGGCCTTGCTGCCCAACAAACCCATTACCCCTACGGTATTCCACCTGACAGAAAACCCACTGATCATGACCAAGGAGGAAATGGAAGAAAAGATCGTTGGCGTGGACATGTTCATCGAAAGTGCCGAACAACCCAGTATCGTTGCGGAAAAATGCCTGAAGCATACCGGCGACCTGTTCAAACTGGTGACCATCAGCAACCGCGGTACACAGGTATGGCCCAAGGGCTCAGTATTCACCAACCTGGTGAACCAATACCGTTGCCGCTTCGAAAGTGTGGAGGAAATGGCCCTTACGCAGACCGATGTACTGGAACTGTACAAGCGCCTGATGCAGGACTTCAAGATCTGCTCAACTGAACTGCTGAACATGTGGGGCGATAAGAAAGCCTATAGCCTGGCCCAGGGACAATAA